A stretch of Labrus mixtus chromosome 7, fLabMix1.1, whole genome shotgun sequence DNA encodes these proteins:
- the elf3 gene encoding ETS-related transcription factor Elf-3 isoform X2 — protein MSSPCLSSVLTCANHAMYQTGDVLLQQTSVLPSNNTMQTSNTSLQTRNSAYSSSMRGQWYGHLSPHHWSTENVLDWISDHVETLKFDAQSLSLACCTMDGPALCQMTRDQMVSVFDSQLGLQLHQSLQEHKTKYELQSISGPELNETCALLDHFLDNLNFPLLSTIRIGQTEGAVSRREFDFSENYNLSALTLETVTPWADSEYLSDNQSDSEFSSSSNSGMFGFSNLDSPESGSGESDPEFSYPPISKANIKTEKGECRVKRPRGRPPKVSREHSSSLYENPKKNKHAHRYISPLHFDIHKHTLADCVLRLCAAPRGTHLWEFIRDILIHPERNQGLMKWEDRREGVFKFLKSEAVAQMWGQKKKNSSMTYEKLSRAMRYYYKRDILERVDGRRLVYKFGKNSSGWKMEEISM, from the exons TAACAACACCATGCAGACCAGTAACACAAGCCTGCAGACCAGAAACTCAGCGTACAGCTCCAGCATGAGAG GTCAGTGGTACGGACACCTCAGTCCTCACCACTGGTCCACAGAGAACGTTCTGGACTGGATCAGCGACCATGTAGAGACTTTGAAGTTTGATGCCCAGTCCCTGAGTCTGGCCTGCTGCACCATGGATGGCCCAGCCCTCTGCCAGATGACCCGGGACCAAATGGTTTCAGTGTTCGACTCGCAGCTTGGACTACAGCTGCACCAGAGTCTGCAGGAACACAAGACTAAATATG agctgcagagtaTCTCAGGACCAGAACTGAACGAGACCTGCGCGCTGCTGGACCACTTCCTGGACAATCTCAACTTCCCTCTGCTCAGCACTATCAGAATCGGCCAGA CTGAAGGAGCCGTCAGCAGGAGAGAGTTTGACTTCAGCGAGAACTACAATCTGAGCGCTCTGACGTTAGAGACTGTGACGCCGTGGGCGGATTCTGAGTATCTGTCTGACAATCAGTCTGACAGCGagttcagctcctcctccaatA GTGGTATGTTTGGCTTCTCTAACCTCGACTCTCCAGAGTCCGGCAGTGGTGAATCAGACCCGGAATTCTCCTACCCACCTATTTCCA AGGctaacatcaaaacagagaaagGAGAGTGTCGCGTGAAACGGCCTCGGGGCCGACCTCCTAAAGTGAGCAGAGAGCACAGCAGCAGCCTTTATGAGAATCcaaagaagaacaaacatg CCCACAGATATATATCTCCGTTACACTTTGacatccacaaacacactttaGCTGACTGTGTACTCCGTCTGTGTGCAGCTCCTCGAGGCACTCACCTGTGGGAGTTCATCAGAGACATCCTCATCCACCCCGAGAGGAATCAGGGCCTGATGAAGTGGGAGGACCGCAGAGAAGGGGTCTTCAAGTTCCTCAAGTCTGAGGCCGTGGCTCAGATGTGGggccagaagaagaagaacagcagCATGACGTACGAGAAGCTCAGCCGGGCCATGAG gtatTACTATAAGAGAGACATCCTGGAGCGGGTCGATGGCCGGAGGCTCGTCTATAAATTTGGCAAGAACTCAAGCGGCTGGAAGATGGAGGAGATCAGCATGTGA
- the elf3 gene encoding ETS-related transcription factor Elf-3 isoform X1 yields MSSPCLSSVLTCANHAMYQTGDVLLQQTSVLPSNNTMQTSNTSLQTRNSAYSSSMRGQWYGHLSPHHWSTENVLDWISDHVETLKFDAQSLSLACCTMDGPALCQMTRDQMVSVFDSQLGLQLHQSLQEHKTKYELQSISGPELNETCALLDHFLDNLNFPLLSTIRIGQTAEGAVSRREFDFSENYNLSALTLETVTPWADSEYLSDNQSDSEFSSSSNSGMFGFSNLDSPESGSGESDPEFSYPPISKANIKTEKGECRVKRPRGRPPKVSREHSSSLYENPKKNKHAHRYISPLHFDIHKHTLADCVLRLCAAPRGTHLWEFIRDILIHPERNQGLMKWEDRREGVFKFLKSEAVAQMWGQKKKNSSMTYEKLSRAMRYYYKRDILERVDGRRLVYKFGKNSSGWKMEEISM; encoded by the exons TAACAACACCATGCAGACCAGTAACACAAGCCTGCAGACCAGAAACTCAGCGTACAGCTCCAGCATGAGAG GTCAGTGGTACGGACACCTCAGTCCTCACCACTGGTCCACAGAGAACGTTCTGGACTGGATCAGCGACCATGTAGAGACTTTGAAGTTTGATGCCCAGTCCCTGAGTCTGGCCTGCTGCACCATGGATGGCCCAGCCCTCTGCCAGATGACCCGGGACCAAATGGTTTCAGTGTTCGACTCGCAGCTTGGACTACAGCTGCACCAGAGTCTGCAGGAACACAAGACTAAATATG agctgcagagtaTCTCAGGACCAGAACTGAACGAGACCTGCGCGCTGCTGGACCACTTCCTGGACAATCTCAACTTCCCTCTGCTCAGCACTATCAGAATCGGCCAGA CAGCTGAAGGAGCCGTCAGCAGGAGAGAGTTTGACTTCAGCGAGAACTACAATCTGAGCGCTCTGACGTTAGAGACTGTGACGCCGTGGGCGGATTCTGAGTATCTGTCTGACAATCAGTCTGACAGCGagttcagctcctcctccaatA GTGGTATGTTTGGCTTCTCTAACCTCGACTCTCCAGAGTCCGGCAGTGGTGAATCAGACCCGGAATTCTCCTACCCACCTATTTCCA AGGctaacatcaaaacagagaaagGAGAGTGTCGCGTGAAACGGCCTCGGGGCCGACCTCCTAAAGTGAGCAGAGAGCACAGCAGCAGCCTTTATGAGAATCcaaagaagaacaaacatg CCCACAGATATATATCTCCGTTACACTTTGacatccacaaacacactttaGCTGACTGTGTACTCCGTCTGTGTGCAGCTCCTCGAGGCACTCACCTGTGGGAGTTCATCAGAGACATCCTCATCCACCCCGAGAGGAATCAGGGCCTGATGAAGTGGGAGGACCGCAGAGAAGGGGTCTTCAAGTTCCTCAAGTCTGAGGCCGTGGCTCAGATGTGGggccagaagaagaagaacagcagCATGACGTACGAGAAGCTCAGCCGGGCCATGAG gtatTACTATAAGAGAGACATCCTGGAGCGGGTCGATGGCCGGAGGCTCGTCTATAAATTTGGCAAGAACTCAAGCGGCTGGAAGATGGAGGAGATCAGCATGTGA
- the elf3 gene encoding ETS-related transcription factor Elf-3 isoform X5, translating to MDGPALCQMTRDQMVSVFDSQLGLQLHQSLQEHKTKYELQSISGPELNETCALLDHFLDNLNFPLLSTIRIGQTAEGAVSRREFDFSENYNLSALTLETVTPWADSEYLSDNQSDSEFSSSSNSGMFGFSNLDSPESGSGESDPEFSYPPISKANIKTEKGECRVKRPRGRPPKVSREHSSSLYENPKKNKHAHRYISPLHFDIHKHTLADCVLRLCAAPRGTHLWEFIRDILIHPERNQGLMKWEDRREGVFKFLKSEAVAQMWGQKKKNSSMTYEKLSRAMRYYYKRDILERVDGRRLVYKFGKNSSGWKMEEISM from the exons ATGGATGGCCCAGCCCTCTGCCAGATGACCCGGGACCAAATGGTTTCAGTGTTCGACTCGCAGCTTGGACTACAGCTGCACCAGAGTCTGCAGGAACACAAGACTAAATATG agctgcagagtaTCTCAGGACCAGAACTGAACGAGACCTGCGCGCTGCTGGACCACTTCCTGGACAATCTCAACTTCCCTCTGCTCAGCACTATCAGAATCGGCCAGA CAGCTGAAGGAGCCGTCAGCAGGAGAGAGTTTGACTTCAGCGAGAACTACAATCTGAGCGCTCTGACGTTAGAGACTGTGACGCCGTGGGCGGATTCTGAGTATCTGTCTGACAATCAGTCTGACAGCGagttcagctcctcctccaatA GTGGTATGTTTGGCTTCTCTAACCTCGACTCTCCAGAGTCCGGCAGTGGTGAATCAGACCCGGAATTCTCCTACCCACCTATTTCCA AGGctaacatcaaaacagagaaagGAGAGTGTCGCGTGAAACGGCCTCGGGGCCGACCTCCTAAAGTGAGCAGAGAGCACAGCAGCAGCCTTTATGAGAATCcaaagaagaacaaacatg CCCACAGATATATATCTCCGTTACACTTTGacatccacaaacacactttaGCTGACTGTGTACTCCGTCTGTGTGCAGCTCCTCGAGGCACTCACCTGTGGGAGTTCATCAGAGACATCCTCATCCACCCCGAGAGGAATCAGGGCCTGATGAAGTGGGAGGACCGCAGAGAAGGGGTCTTCAAGTTCCTCAAGTCTGAGGCCGTGGCTCAGATGTGGggccagaagaagaagaacagcagCATGACGTACGAGAAGCTCAGCCGGGCCATGAG gtatTACTATAAGAGAGACATCCTGGAGCGGGTCGATGGCCGGAGGCTCGTCTATAAATTTGGCAAGAACTCAAGCGGCTGGAAGATGGAGGAGATCAGCATGTGA
- the elf3 gene encoding ETS-related transcription factor Elf-3 isoform X4: MSSPCLSSVLTCANHAMYQTGDVLLQQTSVLPSNNTMQTSNTSLQTRNSAYSSSMRGQWYGHLSPHHWSTENVLDWISDHVETLKFDAQSLSLACCTMDGPALCQMTRDQMVSVFDSQLGLQLHQSLQEHKTKYELQSISGPELNETCALLDHFLDNLNFPLLSTIRIGQTEGAVSRREFDFSENYNLSALTLETVTPWADSEYLSDNQSDSEFSSSSNSGMFGFSNLDSPESGSGESDPEFSYPPISKANIKTEKGECRVKRPRGRPPKVSREHSSSLYENPKKNKHAPRGTHLWEFIRDILIHPERNQGLMKWEDRREGVFKFLKSEAVAQMWGQKKKNSSMTYEKLSRAMRYYYKRDILERVDGRRLVYKFGKNSSGWKMEEISM, from the exons TAACAACACCATGCAGACCAGTAACACAAGCCTGCAGACCAGAAACTCAGCGTACAGCTCCAGCATGAGAG GTCAGTGGTACGGACACCTCAGTCCTCACCACTGGTCCACAGAGAACGTTCTGGACTGGATCAGCGACCATGTAGAGACTTTGAAGTTTGATGCCCAGTCCCTGAGTCTGGCCTGCTGCACCATGGATGGCCCAGCCCTCTGCCAGATGACCCGGGACCAAATGGTTTCAGTGTTCGACTCGCAGCTTGGACTACAGCTGCACCAGAGTCTGCAGGAACACAAGACTAAATATG agctgcagagtaTCTCAGGACCAGAACTGAACGAGACCTGCGCGCTGCTGGACCACTTCCTGGACAATCTCAACTTCCCTCTGCTCAGCACTATCAGAATCGGCCAGA CTGAAGGAGCCGTCAGCAGGAGAGAGTTTGACTTCAGCGAGAACTACAATCTGAGCGCTCTGACGTTAGAGACTGTGACGCCGTGGGCGGATTCTGAGTATCTGTCTGACAATCAGTCTGACAGCGagttcagctcctcctccaatA GTGGTATGTTTGGCTTCTCTAACCTCGACTCTCCAGAGTCCGGCAGTGGTGAATCAGACCCGGAATTCTCCTACCCACCTATTTCCA AGGctaacatcaaaacagagaaagGAGAGTGTCGCGTGAAACGGCCTCGGGGCCGACCTCCTAAAGTGAGCAGAGAGCACAGCAGCAGCCTTTATGAGAATCcaaagaagaacaaacatg CTCCTCGAGGCACTCACCTGTGGGAGTTCATCAGAGACATCCTCATCCACCCCGAGAGGAATCAGGGCCTGATGAAGTGGGAGGACCGCAGAGAAGGGGTCTTCAAGTTCCTCAAGTCTGAGGCCGTGGCTCAGATGTGGggccagaagaagaagaacagcagCATGACGTACGAGAAGCTCAGCCGGGCCATGAG gtatTACTATAAGAGAGACATCCTGGAGCGGGTCGATGGCCGGAGGCTCGTCTATAAATTTGGCAAGAACTCAAGCGGCTGGAAGATGGAGGAGATCAGCATGTGA
- the elf3 gene encoding ETS-related transcription factor Elf-3 isoform X3 — translation MSSPCLSSVLTCANHAMYQTGDVLLQQTSVLPSNNTMQTSNTSLQTRNSAYSSSMRGQWYGHLSPHHWSTENVLDWISDHVETLKFDAQSLSLACCTMDGPALCQMTRDQMVSVFDSQLGLQLHQSLQEHKTKYELQSISGPELNETCALLDHFLDNLNFPLLSTIRIGQTAEGAVSRREFDFSENYNLSALTLETVTPWADSEYLSDNQSDSEFSSSSNSGMFGFSNLDSPESGSGESDPEFSYPPISKANIKTEKGECRVKRPRGRPPKVSREHSSSLYENPKKNKHAPRGTHLWEFIRDILIHPERNQGLMKWEDRREGVFKFLKSEAVAQMWGQKKKNSSMTYEKLSRAMRYYYKRDILERVDGRRLVYKFGKNSSGWKMEEISM, via the exons TAACAACACCATGCAGACCAGTAACACAAGCCTGCAGACCAGAAACTCAGCGTACAGCTCCAGCATGAGAG GTCAGTGGTACGGACACCTCAGTCCTCACCACTGGTCCACAGAGAACGTTCTGGACTGGATCAGCGACCATGTAGAGACTTTGAAGTTTGATGCCCAGTCCCTGAGTCTGGCCTGCTGCACCATGGATGGCCCAGCCCTCTGCCAGATGACCCGGGACCAAATGGTTTCAGTGTTCGACTCGCAGCTTGGACTACAGCTGCACCAGAGTCTGCAGGAACACAAGACTAAATATG agctgcagagtaTCTCAGGACCAGAACTGAACGAGACCTGCGCGCTGCTGGACCACTTCCTGGACAATCTCAACTTCCCTCTGCTCAGCACTATCAGAATCGGCCAGA CAGCTGAAGGAGCCGTCAGCAGGAGAGAGTTTGACTTCAGCGAGAACTACAATCTGAGCGCTCTGACGTTAGAGACTGTGACGCCGTGGGCGGATTCTGAGTATCTGTCTGACAATCAGTCTGACAGCGagttcagctcctcctccaatA GTGGTATGTTTGGCTTCTCTAACCTCGACTCTCCAGAGTCCGGCAGTGGTGAATCAGACCCGGAATTCTCCTACCCACCTATTTCCA AGGctaacatcaaaacagagaaagGAGAGTGTCGCGTGAAACGGCCTCGGGGCCGACCTCCTAAAGTGAGCAGAGAGCACAGCAGCAGCCTTTATGAGAATCcaaagaagaacaaacatg CTCCTCGAGGCACTCACCTGTGGGAGTTCATCAGAGACATCCTCATCCACCCCGAGAGGAATCAGGGCCTGATGAAGTGGGAGGACCGCAGAGAAGGGGTCTTCAAGTTCCTCAAGTCTGAGGCCGTGGCTCAGATGTGGggccagaagaagaagaacagcagCATGACGTACGAGAAGCTCAGCCGGGCCATGAG gtatTACTATAAGAGAGACATCCTGGAGCGGGTCGATGGCCGGAGGCTCGTCTATAAATTTGGCAAGAACTCAAGCGGCTGGAAGATGGAGGAGATCAGCATGTGA